GCCCATTTCTACAAAAACTCCTTGCTTGTTAAGACTTATTGTTCTGAGAAGAAATGTGGTCACATGGCCTTGTGTGTACTCCATCTGCAGGCGTGAGTGTGAAAGAGCGTTACCGGGAGCTGTTGCAGGTGACTGAGCCCCACTCTGAGGACCATACTCTTCTCTTTAATGACCTGCACTTCCTCATGGTGTCTTTGGGCTGCAAAGAAACAGGAGTCACACAGCGACTACTGGAGAGCCTGCGAGAGCTGGCAAAGTAAGCTGCTTTTCACTTAAAGTGTAGAGGTTTGCGGGATTTATCTAGAGAACCAACCCAGTGCATGTGAGAGTAAGAATTACGAGTGTTTCTGCACGTTGTGCAACAGCCCTCAAACTGAACTTTACTCTGACATTGGTTCCATGCTGAGCgtctttaatgattttattcagtGGATAAAGATTTCGAAAGCAAACAAGGCTCAGGAAGAGTGTATTGTAAGAATGGCATGTTTTATAATGTGATATGAGGTGAAGATCATGCGGCATCTGTTCAAGACTGGTATTATTTCTCCAGGGAGCAAAAGTTTTGCATGATCCTGTCCTCTGCATGACTTTTGCCTAAGTGTTTCTAAAAGGTACACTTTGAGCCAGTTTTGGAGGATATTTAAGAGACGACACAAGCTTTCACGAACATTTTTATCTGCTGCTTTTTGGAATAACGACGAATAGTAACCTACCTCTGGAAATGATCCGAATTATAATTCAGTGAATATGCCcagtcttttattttatttatttatttttttactatggCTAATGCTTTGTCTAATCTCTTCACAGAAACCCTGAGGAAAACCATCAGCACCAGCTTGCTAGCACTATTGGGTTACCCATGTGTCAAGCCATGGTGGAATATGATGAAGGAAACTATAGTAAGACAGTGGAGCTGCTTAAACCTTTAAGATACCGCTTCGCACAGATAGGGGGCAGTGATGCACAGGTCAGTCTCACCATAACCTGGGTATCCCCCAATTAATGCACCATACCAAACAATAATTTGGTTAACATGTATtgctcttgcttttttttttatagagggATGTTTTCAACCAGCTTCTCATCCATGCTGCATTGAAGTCCCAAGACAAACACCATCAGAGATTTGCCAGGTGATACATAGCCCATAACCTGATTATCTGCAAAATCATTTCCACACACTGGCTTTAAGCGTAATGAGCTGTTCTACAGCACACCATCCAGTTATTTATCTGAATCCAATTTTCCAGGTGCCTGCTGGTTGAAAGAGATGCAGTGAGAATGAACTCCGCTCTCACTGACCGACTCATCCAAAGAGCCCACTCTCTACACATTTAACTGCTGAAGACATCCACTACAAAcatattttttcttcaaaatcaCTGCTAAATCCCCTTAATATACTCGGTCAACCTGACATATTATTAGACACAGCGCTGTCGAAATTTTCCACTCTAATTGAACAAAAGGTGTTGACTacatttctataacagcagctctgaaaaTAGTTTTGGCTGCAAGGCAaaccacaggtttatattaatacacgTTTTAATACGTTAGCGTTTCCACAGTAACAGCTAGCACAGGGAGTTTTATGGTGGATGTAGCACATAAGTGGAATAGAAGAAGCATACATTcattgatgtggtgaagtttcCTGTGAGGAAacgtttatttcatatttttgaaAGAAGTGTCCAGTTTTCCAGTCTCCGGTTTCTTGGTACCgtgacaagctgcatttatttgtcttaatgttgagttaaagaaaaaaagagagaggctgGTGTTATACCATGAGAAGAACTCGTTTCCCGGACATTCCACAATATTCAAAGTAACTATATTAACAAATATGAAGTTTGATGTTATTCCTTAATTAAAACCTTGGCATTTTGCTATGGTCTAAGACGAGGAAGCCTCATTGTggtgttattggaaaataactaaaaatggaGTGGTGTGATTACCACactgaagtttattattttccaataacaccTGTCTCGTGTTTTACTCCTTACTTAATCACTATTACGgccacacactaaacaaaatgATACAGAACagcaattaaataaagaatCTAAATCTCTATTGAACTTATTAACTGCTCATTCCTGGATCCTATTAGAAGCTTAAATGTGTGCTTTATTAAAGGCAGGGGCACTCAGAGGGTAAGCCCAATAAGGCTCTAAATAAAAGACTGAATATTTACAGTTAATAAAAGCATTGTTTATAAGTGTGTGGATGGCTACAAGTGCCTAATCTGTCATTTTGTTGTCATTCTGCCTCTTTACAATCAATTTAGATTGAGGGTAATATTTCAAATCTTTAAGTATTTCCGTCTAGTGTTTTAAAATGAGGACAAGTAAACAAAAATGCTACTAtagactggtagtgtataaaaaaattatgataaggaataatataaaatgaatatgaTTAACATCCAGTATTAGTTTTTAAATGTACAAGTGGACTtgaagtgtttagtgtattTGTCATGAAATGTATTTCAATAATCCAGACAATATATAGCGCTTATGTTAAACAACATTAGTTTTATGTTTAGAAATCTGCATACAGCAGGTACATATGcaaattaatgaattataataaCCCAGCCAGGTGAAGAGTCCTCTCTTCTGTGACCTCTACAGCAGTGACTTAATCTCATTGTGGATCTGAGAAACGAGCATCTGGGAGAGCACAATACCCGCAATCTGCCGAGCACAAGGTCCAGGTCAGAGGAGAGTTTAAAGACATATTGATTATGTGCAGACTGTGGTTATTCTTGAATACTTATTTCCTTGAGGCTGTCCACCTCCTGCAATCCACCAATTCACATGCTCATGAAGATCTATTAGCTGGATAAACTGTATTAGAGTAGCTCAGATCTCCCAAGTTCAGGACTAGGCAAACAGATTGGTGAATTTCAACAAAATAGTAAGACTTAAAAATAAGATTGAAAAATACATATGAATGTAGTTGATTAGCagggtctcttttttttttttttttctcattttactCAGTATTTCTTATATAATtataagaaaacatttaaattccTCAGCATTTCTGGAGTTTCTGAGCTCTTTTCAGTCAGTGGAGCATGTCTTTAACAAATTTTTGAGATAAACAACAGTGGCTCATTACAATGCAGTTTGGGAGAGCCAACTATTTAGATTTATTCTCCCCATATACCCTAAATGAAACAGCAAATGTTTGGTGCAGTACAAGTAATTTGAAGCAATGCTTTATCGATTTTAcggctctttctcttttttttttaataggtgAATTGAGACATTCACAAATCAATATGTCCTCCTGGTTTTCTGTATTGCCACTGAATCAACAAATGTGCTCAGTAGAGCTCTTTTCCCCTCCATTTATTAAATTTGAGATTTTCAGCTTTATACTCAAGGCTGTGTCTTTTGTTCCTTCTGCTCAAGGAACATAATTGTAGAGGAGATCCATTAATGCACATATATATCCTTAATGACAATGTGATGTGGAGGATTCATCATCAGCAATTCCTGTGTCCTGTTAAGTGTAATACTTACAAAAACAATATTAACAGTGGAGTGTACATATCATGAATTCGTGGCATGATTGTGTTTGCTACCTGTGGTAGAGCCAGACCCAAAGCCAGAGTCCCAACTAACATCAGATGAGATTCCATCCATGTCACTACACTGTCTGCACATCCGTCTGTGTAAATGGACTCTGCAGCCTCCAAGTACTTTTGAGTTTGAACCCCAAAGCCACACATGGTGTTGATCACGGTCTAAAACAATGTGGAAAGAATATATTGTGCTTTTCCCCCCAGTTAACCACTctgcttttaattttttatttaattttttacttctatatatatatgaacagcAGGTGGCAGTAATGCCTCAACGTCAAAATTCTTCAATTTGCTCCTTGACTTTTTAGTAATACATAATCCCCACCACTGACATTAGGCTTTGACATGAACATTTTCTAGAAATAGCCCACCATGATTATAGGGAAGGTTGCATTATTATTGGTTAGATTTATCATTGTCTAAATAATATTGGGGCACGTTATATGTTATGACACATTCTTCATAGAGCAGAATACCAAGGCTCAACTGTCTGCACTGCAGATAGTAATTGGTTGTACTCAGCAAGTCTCTTCTACATTTCCATAATTGCTGACTGACATACGAGGTGCATGACAGAAGCACTGACCTCTCTTGGTACAGGGGTGCAGCAGGAGAAAGGAACTGCACATTTCTCCTTGCTTGGGTTTCTCTGACTGCAGTTAAAGTAGATGTTCCAAGACCAGTCGGTGTAGTTGTTCCAGCCACAGCATCTGAACTGCGAGGGGAAGTCATTTCAATAGTACTATAGCAAATTTATATCATCCATGAAAGACCCGTCACTCTGAATGGTGACATGGTTATATAATGTAGCTTAAGTTTATTATGTTTAGCTCTAGTACTAAATGAAAGCATGTTGTGCAAGCAACAAAGCAGTCAGCTGGTGCATCCAAGCTCTTTCAAAGCACAGTGTGAGACTACAATCCTTATAGATATTCAAGTTTTTTTAAGCATACATAAGCAATAACCTTAACTGGAACACAGAAATATCAAAAATGTGTCTGATGACTCAAGGAAATGTACTGTATAAGCCACTGTAGAAATTATATTTAGGTCATCAGTGACAGTCATTGTCTAGAAATCATCTATAATCGTTGAACGAAACAAAAAATTGTTTCTGAtcacaaatattttgttttttaaaatgcattaaagCATATGGCAGACACTTATATCCAGAGCATTTATACAACCGAACAGTTGGGGACCTTACTCAGGttcccagtagtggcagcttggtggtctgAAGATTTTAAGTCACAACTTGCTGATCaaaatagtccaacaccttaaccacagaCCTACCACTTCCTCACCTACAGTTTTGGGGAGGAAAAGCTTCCTAATGGAATATAGTCaaatgtctttatttctgtaattgTATGAGACAGATAGTTCCCACCAAGATATAATAacaaaccatacacactcacagaataCTTCATATTTTTCATCTGTCTTCTGTCAACCAAAAGAAAACTCCAGTTTTAAAAACACTTTCTTTCCCACTGCTATACAAACACTGAATTCTATCCAGTAACTCCATTTAAACCCTGCACTACCTTCTGGTGCTTGTTGCTGATTCCATCtgctgtctttgtgtgtatgtgtgtgtgtctgtgtgtgtgtttgtgtttgtgtgtctgtatgtgttctGCACTGTAAAATCTGTTATGTTCTATACTCAATTATATGGTATTGTATGATACTGCGTTCCTTTAGTAATGTTTAAAGTAAGCAATTTCCACCAGTTTGCTGTACAGCTCATAAAAATCTGTCTCTGATATTTACAGACATGCCTCTTGTTGGATGTAATCCATGAGATTCTGAAGGTCCAGGTCGTCACGGTAATGCACAATGGCTTTCTTCACAAGCTTGCTCAGAGCATCCTGTGTCTGAAAGGACAAggatacacactgtacatgtcAGCAGATTTGCCTGCATCTATCTGGGTTAGTATGCAAATGTCCTAGGGGAAGCATGTGGGTCCATGCGGCATGCTCGGATCAACTAGCAGCAGGTCTAATATGGTATGACGGGTGTGCTAACGTGCTTTAGCATTGTAATGAAACCTTGCCTCCCCCAGACTGCTCCACTTTCTTTTAAGATTGCTCCTTCACACGGAGGATGTTGGTCCTCTGTTAGAGTGTAAAAACCATCTACATCTGATGTGTTTCAGTGGTGCAAACCCTGGGAGCATTGTGGCAGAATGGAGATTGACACCGTCACTGAGGGGTCAGCTTTTGCTATAGTGGATTGTATATTCACGATCAGAAATATTAAATTGGCTGAGCTCAAACTTTGTCTTGCCCTTTGTATGGCAGCTTCATATTGATAGAATGACTGGTGTTTACACTAATGATAAGATATAGGATTTCAAAAAAAGTAAtcatgcaaacaaacacaaaacacttttccTCACCTGGTCAGAGTAAAAGAAACCCAGGATTGCTATTATCAGTTGGGCGAGGAAGACCAGCGTGAGGctgaaagaaaactgaagaggaGGAAAGGCATGAATCGCAAAGATCTCAAATACAATCAAGTCCTTGTGCAACAATTTGAACAGATTCTCACTGCTTTAAGGAGGTGAATGTTTTCTCGCAGTGCTCCGATGCATCCACAGTAGGTGATGAAAAACATGACAACACCCACCATTATTAATATGATGGCTGGATCGATGAGGAATGCGTCTCGAACCGGGTCTGTGAAAAACACAAATCCAGCTGCTGTATGATGATTTGTGTAGATTGTGTTTTGAAATGGCTTTCGATTACATCATAAATATAGCAAGCAATCATAAGaaataaatgcagatgtagTTTGTCATACCTGCTGCTTTCTGAACTTTAGCATAGACTCCTATAGCAACAATACATAAAGAAAACACCTGAAAGACATGTGACAGATCAGTtaatattatgaatattatttgtgtgttaCTAGTAGTAGTCTATTTTGTACTTTTTCATTGTTTAGTTAGTCATACTAGCATTAtaggtgtagtgtggtgtgaaaGAAAATAGTAATTGGGCTTCATAATAATAGGAATAATATATAACTTGTTGAAGGAGTACTGATATTAATAACTATAGCTGTAGTAATAGTTGGTAAGCAATGGAAATAGTAATACTAGTTGTTATTTAAAGAGTAGTAGTTTTTAGTAGTAGCTATTTAGTTTTGATGATAGTTTTAACtatcaatatttattttcttttatttttttcattttaatatgtattGCAGCAGGGTAGATGTAGCAGCAGTAGTAAGAGTAGTgttattagtaatagtagtggtatAAGTAAGAGTAATTCTTCAAGGAGTAGCTCCAGTTATAGTTATAGCATTTGTACTAGTATTACATTCGGTATCATTAGTAGCAATAGTAGTCAAGAAGATTAAGTAGTAATTTTAGTCTTCTTTCATGTCCTCATTCATTTCAGTTGTCATAGTCTTAATTTCAATATGTTTAACAGTAGGGTGAGTAGAAGTAATAGTAATGGTAGTTTTAATACTAGTACagtgtggtggtagtggtggtggtactATGCAAGTTATGGTATTTGTGCAAGGAGTAGCAGCATTTGTTGTTATAGCAGTAGAAGTATTACTTTTTCCGTAGCAgtaattatagtagtagtaaGTATAGAAGTAGTCAGAAGATCAAATAGTAGGTAGTAGATTTAGTTGTTGTAGTTTTAGAAGAAATTGTCTAAATCTGTCCAACATTAGTAGAGTAATAGTGGTAGTAGGAATAATTAGTATTTTAGGCATATTAATAGTAGTAGGTGTAGTAAAATACTATTAATAGTACAAAAAGTATTCTTAACTATAAAGTATAGGtcaagttacagttaaaatgcattttattttttggcatCAACACCACAACCAATAttctttcatttccagatattaaTTTAGCATATCAGCTCATTCTGagcacagcagtgacactgacatGGTTTGTATGTgatgctggatcaagtgctttTAAGCATCTCTTAAGTGCTGAAGTGACGAACTGATGTCCAAGTAGAAAAATTGGGACAACAGCAGTGCTAAAGAGAGGTTTGTCTAATAAATTGGTCAGTAAGTGCATGCACAATTTTAAAACCCCAACATATACACTCAGACCAGTGCTACTTAATAATTGGAATCAGTTAAAACAGGACAGATTTGATCAGATgcagagtctttttttttttttttcacacaaataatGACTTTATGAGTGAATGGGAAATCTATAGGTTAAAATAAATGGGTAAAAAGGGACACAATATAGGTCTAAGGTTTAAACccttaaaaaaatctataatgtCAGTGGTGACTCTCCAGTCCTTTGCAGCGTTCGATGTGGTTTCATCTCTCCTGGGCAAAGCAACCATTAATCTCTTTTTTGAGCACAACAGAAGCTGAGCTTTAGATCTGTTTCCTATATGGTTTCATAGCAGCACTGTACGGAGTTTCAATTAGAGCTGAAAAAGTCTTCACTTCTGATCGGCAGGCTTTATTAACTCCCACACCGGTGGTCAAACTGCCTGACCATGATGCATGTGATACAGAGCATCATTGTAGAATTCTTCACATATTTTCCAAGagcatacaaaaaaataatattatataatatatatatatattttttttttacagctgcaGTATTTTGGTCAAATAGAGAATGAGCTAATCATTATGT
The sequence above is drawn from the Hemibagrus wyckioides isolate EC202008001 linkage group LG04, SWU_Hwy_1.0, whole genome shotgun sequence genome and encodes:
- the tspan33b gene encoding tetraspanin-33b, giving the protein MDRDLNLGRAETFSFINPWIRYFLFLFSFLFWVFSLCIVAIGVYAKVQKAADPVRDAFLIDPAIILIMVGVVMFFITYCGCIGALRENIHLLKAFSFSLTLVFLAQLIIAILGFFYSDQTQDALSKLVKKAIVHYRDDLDLQNLMDYIQQEFRCCGWNNYTDWSWNIYFNCSQRNPSKEKCAVPFSCCTPVPRETVINTMCGFGVQTQKYLEAAESIYTDGCADSVVTWMESHLMLVGTLALGLALPQIAGIVLSQMLVSQIHNEIKSLL